A genomic segment from Stenotrophomonas maltophilia encodes:
- a CDS encoding DUF445 domain-containing protein: MTPAHDPRRAQLRRLKALALGLLLLMLAGFAVSHWQGERGIWAWVSAFCEAAAVGALADWFAVVALFRRPMGLPIPHTAIIPRSKERIGDSLALFVRDQFLEPGVLLAKLQVFDPASRLGSWLADPARSRMLADMARGWALQALDFFDETAVRRQLHAFVVQQLRQWNAAATAGELLALLTADGRHQRVLDEGLQRLGRWLEQPEVKERASQLIVRYIQREWPTLSSTVNWVKPIDEIGDSLAERLARAVLEELQQVLAEPQHPLRQDYETWLQNYVQRLREDPALAERIEQLKQEMIDHPALQEYVQGLWARIHASLRADLQREDSALVGHLQRSLASLGSSLQADPALREALNQHLLEGAQRLTGRLREGVTTHIAQTVKGWDERHLVEQLELSVGRDLQFIRFNGTLVGGLIGLLLHAATVVFRF; this comes from the coding sequence ATGACGCCTGCCCACGATCCGCGCCGCGCACAACTGCGGCGCCTGAAAGCCCTCGCGCTCGGCCTGCTGCTGTTGATGCTGGCCGGATTCGCGGTCAGCCACTGGCAGGGCGAGCGCGGCATCTGGGCCTGGGTCTCGGCGTTCTGCGAGGCGGCTGCGGTCGGTGCACTGGCCGACTGGTTCGCGGTCGTCGCCCTGTTCCGGCGCCCGATGGGCCTGCCGATTCCGCACACCGCGATCATTCCGCGCAGCAAGGAGCGCATCGGCGACAGCCTCGCCCTGTTCGTGCGCGACCAGTTCCTGGAACCGGGTGTGCTGCTGGCCAAGCTGCAGGTGTTCGATCCGGCCAGCCGCCTCGGCAGCTGGTTGGCCGACCCGGCACGCTCGCGGATGCTGGCCGACATGGCCCGCGGCTGGGCCCTGCAGGCACTGGACTTCTTCGACGAAACCGCGGTGCGCCGGCAGCTGCATGCCTTCGTGGTGCAGCAGCTGCGGCAGTGGAATGCCGCCGCCACCGCCGGTGAACTGCTGGCCCTGCTGACCGCCGATGGGCGCCACCAGCGCGTGCTGGACGAGGGCCTGCAACGGCTGGGGCGCTGGCTGGAACAACCGGAGGTGAAGGAACGCGCCTCGCAGTTGATCGTGCGCTATATCCAGCGCGAATGGCCGACGTTGTCGAGCACGGTGAACTGGGTCAAGCCGATAGACGAGATCGGCGACAGCCTGGCCGAGCGCCTGGCACGGGCGGTGCTGGAAGAACTGCAGCAGGTGCTGGCCGAGCCGCAGCATCCGCTGCGCCAGGACTACGAGACCTGGCTGCAGAACTACGTGCAGCGCCTGCGCGAGGATCCGGCCCTGGCCGAGCGCATCGAACAGCTCAAGCAGGAAATGATCGACCACCCCGCCCTGCAGGAGTACGTGCAGGGGCTGTGGGCGCGCATCCATGCCAGCCTGCGCGCCGACCTGCAGCGCGAGGACTCGGCGCTGGTCGGCCACCTGCAGCGCAGCCTCGCGTCACTGGGCAGCAGCCTGCAGGCCGACCCGGCGCTGCGCGAGGCCCTCAACCAGCATCTGCTGGAAGGTGCGCAGCGCCTGACCGGCCGCCTGCGCGAGGGCGTAACCACGCATATCGCGCAGACCGTGAAGGGCTGGGACGAACGGCACCTGGTCGAGCAACTGGAACTGAGCGTCGGTCGCGACCTGCAGTTCATCCGCTTCAACGGTACGCTGGTGGGCGGGCTGATCGGCCTGCTGCTGCATGCGGCAACCGTGGTGTTCAGGTTCTAG
- a CDS encoding plasmid replication/partition related protein, which produces MDIVVKEELKAYIDPLTADEHDALERSILAEGCRDALVLWGDVLVDGHNRFGICQKHGLPFNTVQNTRFQSMEDVHLWMIEQHLGRRSVSDFQRGVLALRKRDILAARKQVEQAQLQRESDGTADVVEEAGEDSPPWEPAPKISRAELAREAKLSTSQVGMIERIHAQAAAEVVEAVKAGMISISAAAAVADLPEDEQRAAAAGGKDELKQAAKRVRESKRKPRAAKPEAAEMDFEDADEEQIASRDAEVLSALEQLGEDAPALRRRVVALTRENDTLRAQLAALRKQLEIQ; this is translated from the coding sequence ATGGATATCGTCGTCAAAGAAGAACTCAAGGCCTACATCGACCCGCTGACCGCGGACGAACATGACGCGCTGGAGCGCAGCATCCTGGCCGAAGGCTGCCGCGATGCGCTGGTGCTGTGGGGCGATGTGCTGGTCGACGGCCACAACCGCTTCGGCATCTGCCAGAAGCATGGCCTGCCCTTCAACACCGTGCAGAACACCCGCTTCCAGAGCATGGAAGACGTGCATCTGTGGATGATCGAGCAGCACCTGGGCCGCCGCAGCGTGTCCGACTTCCAGCGCGGCGTGCTGGCACTGCGCAAGCGCGACATCCTGGCCGCCCGCAAGCAGGTGGAGCAGGCGCAGCTGCAGCGCGAGAGCGATGGCACCGCCGACGTCGTCGAAGAGGCCGGGGAAGACAGCCCGCCGTGGGAACCGGCACCGAAGATCAGCCGCGCCGAGCTGGCCCGCGAAGCCAAGCTGAGCACCAGCCAGGTCGGCATGATCGAACGCATTCACGCCCAGGCTGCGGCCGAAGTGGTGGAAGCGGTGAAGGCCGGCATGATCTCGATCAGCGCCGCCGCGGCCGTGGCCGACCTGCCGGAAGACGAGCAGCGCGCCGCCGCCGCCGGTGGCAAGGACGAGCTGAAGCAGGCCGCCAAGCGCGTGCGCGAGTCCAAGCGCAAGCCTCGCGCAGCAAAGCCGGAAGCGGCCGAAATGGACTTCGAGGACGCGGACGAGGAGCAGATCGCCAGCCGCGATGCCGAAGTGCTGTCGGCGCTGGAGCAGCTGGGCGAGGATGCACCGGCGTTGCGCCGTCGCGTGGTCGCGTTGACCCGCGAGAACGACACCCTGCGCGCGCAGCTGGCCGCGCTGCGCAAGCAGCTCGAAATCCAGTAA
- a CDS encoding aspartate aminotransferase family protein has product MKHPASDLHDLATQRPESLDAYWMPSPANRQYKAAPRMLVRAEGMHYEDVDGRQILDGTAGLWCCNAGHARPRIVEAIVEQARTLDYSPAFQMGSPPAFALAQRLAALAPAPLNHVFFTSSGSEAVDTAMKIVLAYHRQRGEGQRTRFISREKAYHGVGFGGMALGGLPNNRKPFGLQLGGIDYLRHTLDLQRNAFSKGLPRQGAELADDLERLIALHDASTIAAVFVEPIAGSAGVILPAPGYLQRLRELCDHHGILLVFDEVITGFGRVGMPFAAQRFGVTPDLLTFAKAVSNGAVPLGGVLASDAVHATLMQAPPQAIELFHGYTYSGHPLACAAALATLEVYVEERLFERAIELGEYWQERLHALQGLPNVIDIRNFGLVGAVELAPRRDTPGSRGYEVFRRCFHDGRLLVRCTGDIIALSPPLIVDKAQIDQITGTLGEMIRATA; this is encoded by the coding sequence ATGAAGCATCCCGCGAGCGACCTGCACGACCTGGCCACCCAGCGCCCCGAGTCACTGGACGCGTACTGGATGCCGTCCCCCGCCAACCGCCAGTACAAGGCGGCACCACGCATGCTGGTGCGCGCCGAAGGCATGCACTATGAGGATGTCGACGGCCGCCAGATCCTCGATGGCACTGCCGGCCTGTGGTGCTGCAACGCCGGCCACGCCCGCCCACGCATCGTCGAGGCCATCGTCGAACAGGCACGCACGCTCGACTACTCGCCGGCGTTCCAGATGGGCTCGCCGCCGGCCTTCGCGCTGGCGCAACGGCTGGCGGCACTGGCCCCGGCCCCGCTCAACCATGTGTTCTTCACCAGTTCCGGCTCCGAGGCGGTGGATACCGCGATGAAGATCGTGCTGGCCTACCATCGCCAGCGTGGCGAGGGCCAGCGCACCCGCTTCATCAGCCGCGAGAAGGCCTACCACGGGGTCGGCTTCGGCGGCATGGCGCTGGGCGGGCTGCCCAACAACCGCAAGCCGTTCGGCCTGCAGCTGGGTGGCATCGATTACCTGCGGCACACCCTGGACCTGCAGCGCAACGCGTTCAGCAAGGGCCTGCCACGCCAGGGTGCGGAGCTGGCCGACGACCTGGAGCGGCTGATCGCACTGCATGATGCCTCCACCATCGCGGCGGTGTTCGTCGAGCCCATTGCCGGTTCCGCTGGGGTCATCCTGCCCGCGCCCGGCTATCTGCAGCGCCTGCGCGAGCTGTGCGACCACCACGGCATCCTGCTGGTGTTCGACGAGGTCATCACCGGCTTCGGCCGGGTCGGCATGCCGTTCGCCGCGCAGCGCTTCGGGGTCACTCCGGACCTGCTGACCTTCGCCAAGGCGGTCAGCAACGGCGCGGTACCACTGGGTGGCGTGCTGGCCAGCGACGCCGTGCATGCAACCCTGATGCAGGCACCGCCACAGGCCATCGAACTGTTCCATGGCTATACCTATTCGGGGCACCCGCTGGCCTGCGCAGCGGCGCTGGCGACGCTGGAGGTCTATGTCGAGGAACGCCTGTTCGAACGTGCCATCGAACTGGGTGAGTACTGGCAGGAACGACTGCATGCGCTGCAGGGCCTGCCCAACGTGATCGACATCCGCAACTTCGGGCTGGTCGGCGCGGTCGAACTGGCGCCGCGCCGCGATACCCCCGGCAGCCGTGGCTATGAGGTGTTCCGGCGCTGCTTCCACGACGGCCGGCTGCTGGTGCGCTGCACCGGCGACATCATCGCGCTGTCGCCGCCGCTGATCGTGGACAAGGCGCAGATCGACCAGATCACCGGCACCCTGGGCGAGATGATCCGGGCCACCGCCTGA
- a CDS encoding aldehyde dehydrogenase — MADSPDRSHWQALALQLSIPGQAFIDGRYVDAASGARFDCISPIDGRVLGAVADCDAQDVERAVRAARRSFEAGHWSQATPAHRKRVLLALAALVEAHADELALLETLDMGKPVRDARRIDLPGVVRCLRWTAEAVDKLYGEVAPTGPHELGLVTREAAGVVAAIVPWNFPLLMACWKIAPALAMGNSVVLKPSERSPLSALRLAALAAEAGLPEGVLNVLPGHGARVGEPLALHMDVDVLAFTGSTATGAKLLQYSGRSNLKRVWLECGGKSPHVVFADAPDLDAAAKAVAQGIFFNQGEVCTAGSRLLVQRSIREDFVHQVVAYGQHMQPQHPLQADAPMGALVDAAHLAKVMDDIARAEREGARLLLGGRRAEVEAGGSYVQPTVFDQVRPEQALAREEVFGPVLAVLGFEDEAEAVRVANDSRYGLAAGLWTRDLGRAHRVARQLRAGSVWVNGWDGGDMTAPFGGYKQSGNGRDKSLHAFDKYSEIKATWIQL; from the coding sequence ATGGCCGATTCCCCCGACCGCAGTCATTGGCAGGCGCTGGCCCTCCAGCTGTCGATACCCGGCCAGGCCTTCATCGATGGCCGCTATGTCGATGCCGCCAGCGGCGCCCGCTTCGACTGCATCAGTCCGATCGATGGCCGCGTGCTGGGCGCGGTCGCCGACTGCGACGCGCAGGATGTCGAGCGCGCGGTACGGGCTGCGCGACGCAGCTTCGAGGCGGGCCACTGGTCGCAGGCCACTCCGGCCCATCGCAAGCGCGTGCTGCTGGCACTGGCGGCATTGGTGGAAGCGCACGCCGACGAACTGGCCCTGCTGGAAACCCTGGACATGGGCAAGCCGGTGCGCGATGCGCGCCGCATCGATCTGCCTGGCGTGGTGCGCTGCCTGCGCTGGACCGCCGAAGCGGTGGACAAGCTGTACGGCGAGGTCGCGCCGACCGGCCCACATGAGCTGGGGCTGGTCACGCGCGAGGCCGCGGGTGTGGTGGCGGCCATCGTGCCGTGGAATTTCCCGCTGCTGATGGCCTGCTGGAAGATTGCGCCGGCCTTGGCCATGGGCAACTCGGTGGTGCTCAAGCCATCCGAGCGGTCGCCGCTGAGTGCGCTGCGGTTGGCGGCGCTGGCCGCCGAGGCTGGGCTGCCGGAGGGTGTGCTGAACGTGCTGCCGGGCCACGGTGCGCGCGTCGGTGAACCGCTGGCCCTGCACATGGATGTGGACGTGCTGGCCTTCACCGGCTCCACGGCCACCGGGGCGAAGCTGCTGCAGTATTCAGGGCGCTCCAACCTCAAGCGGGTATGGCTGGAGTGCGGTGGCAAGAGTCCGCATGTGGTGTTTGCCGACGCCCCTGATCTGGATGCCGCCGCCAAGGCGGTGGCACAGGGCATCTTCTTCAACCAGGGCGAAGTCTGCACCGCCGGTTCGCGGTTGCTGGTGCAGCGTTCGATCCGTGAGGATTTCGTGCACCAGGTGGTTGCCTACGGCCAGCACATGCAGCCGCAGCATCCGCTGCAGGCCGATGCGCCGATGGGCGCGCTGGTGGATGCCGCCCACCTGGCCAAGGTGATGGACGATATCGCACGCGCCGAACGCGAGGGCGCCCGGTTGCTGCTGGGTGGGCGGCGTGCCGAGGTGGAAGCCGGCGGCAGCTACGTGCAGCCCACCGTGTTCGACCAGGTGCGGCCGGAGCAGGCATTGGCACGCGAGGAAGTGTTCGGGCCGGTGTTGGCTGTGCTTGGTTTCGAGGACGAGGCCGAAGCGGTGCGCGTGGCCAACGACAGCCGCTATGGCCTGGCCGCCGGCCTGTGGACGCGCGATCTCGGTCGCGCCCATCGCGTCGCCCGCCAGCTGCGCGCCGGCAGCGTCTGGGTGAATGGCTGGGATGGCGGCGACATGACCGCCCCGTTCGGTGGCTACAAGCAGTCCGGCAACGGCCGCGACAAATCGCTGCATGCGTTCGACAAGTACAGCGAGATCAAGGCGACCTGGATCCAGCTGTAA